The following is a genomic window from Chitinophaga caseinilytica.
CCGGGGCCTTTTTTATTTCACGCAGCGCCCCAGTGCTTCCTGTAGCATCCCGAAGCTGATGGGCTTCTGGAGGAAAGCGGTGGCGCCCGCTTCCATGAGGAGCTGGCGGGTAGATTGATAGGCGTCTGCCGTAGCCATGATCACCGGGATGTGCTTGAGGCTGGCTTCCTCGCGGACTTTCACCAGCACTTCTTTCCCGTCCATCACCGGCATATGGTAATCGAGGATGATGACGTCCGGGCTCGTATGTTCCGCCTGGCGGTAGGCTTCTTCGCCATTCACGGCCATCGACACGCGGCAGCCCATCCGGCGGAGGAATTGCGCGAGCAGCAGGTTGTTCATGTCGTTGTCGTCTGCGATGAGCACATGCAGGTTGAGCGGCGCGCCGTTGCTGCCGGCGTCGGGAACGAGATTGGGGCTGGGGCCGGGTTCTGCAGGAATGAGCGGGAGCGAAACGATGAAAGTGGTACGTTCGCCCGGTTGATTTTCCACGTCGATCCGGCCGCCCATGGAAAGGGTTTTGGCGCGGGTGATGAAAAGCCCGAGCCCGGTGCCTTCCACCGCCAGGTTGCCTTCGGTGACGAATGGTTCGAAAACGTGTTCGATCCGGTCGTCCGGAATGCCGCGCCCCGCGTTGCTGACGCGGATTTCCCAGCGGTTGTCGGCCGTTCCCCGTACAAACACCGTCACGATGCTGTTGCGGTCGGCGAACTGGATGGCGTGGGAGAGGAGATTGCTGGTGATGACGTGCAGTTTGGCCGGGTCGGCGGATATGAACGGCGGCATGTTTTCCATGTCGAAATCCAGCGAAACGCTGCTGTACTGCGCCACAACGCCGTGTAGTTCCACGATTTGGGAAAAGAAGGATCGCGGCGCTATGGGAACGGCTTTCAGCTCGTCGTGCCGCCCGGATTCCTTCCTGGCCAGTTGCAAAACGTTGCCGAGAATATTATCGGCGTTGTTGCCGGCCGCGAGGAGGTGATCGGTTAACGCGGAGATGCGGCGTGCGTCGGGTTTGTAAGTCAGTTCCCTTTTGATGAGCTGCCCTGCGAGCATTACGGCGTTGAGCGGTGTGCGGAGCTCGTGGGTGACCTGGTAGAGGAATATCCGGCGGAAATCGCTGCTGCGCACGTAATGCCGGCCGGTGAGCACGATCAGCAACAGCATGCCGGCCATGGAGCACCAGCGGAAGAAGAAGGCGGTTTGCCCGTCGAGATAAATGAATTGTCCGACATGGAAGTAATGCCCGGCTTCGAGGGCCACCAGTACGGTGAGCGCGGTGAGGAGGCAGAACCTGCGGATGCGGGATTTGTTGAAGATGAGGAAAGTGACGGCGATGAGGAACACGACCATGAGCTGCAGCAGGAGCACGTCTCCCAGGGCGAGACCGAAGTACAGAACGGCGGCGCACTGGTTGAGGAAGGTGACGAGGGCGGCGGTGGTGTGTTTGTTGAGGTAATTTAAATAAAGGGCTGAGGCGGCGATGATGCATTCCGCGAGCGCAGGAAATACGATATAGGGGTTGCCGGTCAGCAAATAAAAGATCGGGCCGATGACCAGTACCAGCGTACTAAGTGCGATGCTGAGACTGTTGACGAGGACTACGCTCTGGATCGCGGATTCCTCATGAAGCCCTTTGGTCCCCGTTT
Proteins encoded in this region:
- a CDS encoding hybrid sensor histidine kinase/response regulator produces the protein MSVHSIVRWAGKKITSVIKTGTKGLHEESAIQSVVLVNSLSIALSTLVLVIGPIFYLLTGNPYIVFPALAECIIAASALYLNYLNKHTTAALVTFLNQCAAVLYFGLALGDVLLLQLMVVFLIAVTFLIFNKSRIRRFCLLTALTVLVALEAGHYFHVGQFIYLDGQTAFFFRWCSMAGMLLLIVLTGRHYVRSSDFRRIFLYQVTHELRTPLNAVMLAGQLIKRELTYKPDARRISALTDHLLAAGNNADNILGNVLQLARKESGRHDELKAVPIAPRSFFSQIVELHGVVAQYSSVSLDFDMENMPPFISADPAKLHVITSNLLSHAIQFADRNSIVTVFVRGTADNRWEIRVSNAGRGIPDDRIEHVFEPFVTEGNLAVEGTGLGLFITRAKTLSMGGRIDVENQPGERTTFIVSLPLIPAEPGPSPNLVPDAGSNGAPLNLHVLIADDNDMNNLLLAQFLRRMGCRVSMAVNGEEAYRQAEHTSPDVIILDYHMPVMDGKEVLVKVREEASLKHIPVIMATADAYQSTRQLLMEAGATAFLQKPISFGMLQEALGRCVK